GGGGTTTCCAGATATTCTTTGGCTTCACGCTGGGCTAAACCCTCAGCCCCCTCAATCTCCAGGGCCTTTTGGTAACACTCCTCGGCCATTTTCCTTTCTTTACGGATATCGTGGATCATGCCCAGGCGAACCAGCGCCAAGGCCCTTACTCGAGCATTGTAGGGTGCAGGATCTTTAAGAGCCAGTTGGAAGTAATCCGTGGCCTTTTCATATTCCCCTTGGTCAAAATAGATTTTTCCCAAAAGTTGTTGGTGGCGGGGCCAGAGTTCGCGCCGGTAGGGGGGAATTCCCGAGTTGATCCTGTTGGCAATTTCTCCGGCTATGGATAAGGCTTCTTCCGCCTGGCCGAGGTCCGACAAGACATTAGCCAGGGCAAAGGAAAAATTATAATTATTGGGATATTTTTCTTTTAATTGTTTGGCCAGAGGCAGGGCGCGAGCCGGTTGCTTTTCATAGCTGGAATAAATCGATACCAAATTAGACTGGGCCAAATCCTTCAGCAGATAACCCTTGGCGAAAGCCAGCTCAAATTCTTTAAGGCCTTTTTCACGGTCCCCGGCAGTAATAAATAAAGTGGTGATCCAGCGGGTCACTCCGGAAACCTGGGCCAGGTGGTAATGGAGTACGCCCATCGGGTAATAGACGTCGTAATTTCCCGGGTCTAGTTCCCGAGTCTTCTCCAGATAGTCCCAGACGTTTTGCGCTTCTCGCAAGGCCCGGAAATAATTCTTGCGAATGATCTCCCAGCGGTTTTTGACCATCTTCGCTATGGCCAGGGAAAAGTAAGCCTCGGCATCTTGGGGATCTTTCTCAATCTTTTTCTCTGCCCGGACCTGCGCATCCTCTACGGCTCGCAATAAAAGCGCTTCTTTTTTCTTTTTTTCCTTCTCCTCAAAGCCGGTCTCATAGAAGAAAAGATAAGCCATGGCCAAGTAAGCATACCCCATCGGGTTCTCCCGGTCCAGTTCAATGGCCTTCACCAGCTCGGCCATTGCCGCTTTTTCGTCTAAATGAAGACCCTTTTCTATCCCCCGCTGGAGAAATGTTTTAATTTGCTCCCTTGAAGATTCGGCCGCTAAGTGGCCGGGGGGATGGCAAAAAGAGATGAAAACAAATAGAGAAAAGATGAAAAATCCTATAAGAGAAACTCGTCGCATTCGTCCTCTAACCTCTTTTTCTCTTTCTGATTAAAAAGAAGGAGATGACCAGAGAAATGGAAATGGAAGAAAGGCATAGGCCAAAGGCATGTTGGTAAGCTTCGAAGGGGAAAACACCTCCGCTTTTGCCTACCCGATCCATCAAATAACCGGTAAGTGGTTGGAGGGTAGCCACCCCCAGGAAGGGAGCCGGATTGAGTAAGCCCATGGCTGTGCCCAACTTCTCCGGAGGAGATTCTTCGCGGACGATCGACCAGACCAAAGAGAGTGTTCCGGCTAAAGTCATCCCCATAATGAAGAAGATAAAGCCAAGAGAAATCGACCCCAGGGATGGCCCCAGGAAGACAAGGCAGGACCAATTAATAACCTGAACCGTAATCATAACGGAGAGGAAGGGACGTTTGGCACTGCCGAAAGTTTTGTCGGTCAGGTATCCTAAAACCGGCCCGCCCAGGATGACTCCGAAAGCAAGGAGCATAATAAGATTGCCGGCCTGAAGTTTTTCATAACCAAAAACATCCATCAAAAAGGGATAACCCCATAACCCCTGAAAGGTACTGAAGGGACCACCGTAAGTAAAAAAAAGAGCACCCATTATCCAGAAGAAGGGAGTTTTCAATAAGTCGACAAATCCTTGTTTTACCGGCGATCCATTCTTTTTCCCTTCCTCTGATTCGGGGGCGAAACCTGGAGGAACATTCTGGATGTAAGTCCAGGAGAGGACGGCTAAGAGAAGAGAAAGAGCAGCAATAAAAAAGTAAGAAGTTCGCCAGCCGACTTGCTGAATGAACCAGGCATAGGGGGTAGAAGCCACAATTGCCCCCATATTGCCCACCGCCAGGAGAAGCGTGTTCATTTGGGCAAAAGCTCTCGGTCCGAACCAGGGGAGAAGCACTTTCAAGGCCGGAACAAAAACTCCTGCAGCTCCAAAGCCGATCAAGGCCCGGGCGAAGGACGCCCAAAGAAGATTCGGGGCGAATCCGAAAAAGAAAGCCCCCAAGAATCCGATAAAGGTAGAAAAAGTAATTACTTTCCGGGCGCCGAACCGATCCGTAAGGATTCCGACAACTGGCTGGCTTAAGGCATAGGGATAAAAATAAGCGGAGGACATGCCCCCCAGGCTTGTGGCCGTGGCGTCGAAGGCTTCCGTTAAATACGGGGCCAGGACCGCGGTGGAAACGCGATGAAAATAAGCGAAAAAATAGACCGCATTGAGGATGATCAGGATGAGCCAGCGCTGGGGCAAAGTGTACAAAGGGGTGCCTAATGAGTGTGAGTGTCAGTGTGAGTGTGAGTGTCAGTGGTTAGGTTTTTTCAAGACACTATTTTCACAGTTTCTTTTTCAATATTTCATTGACCATTTGCGGATTGGCCTTTCCTTGAGTGGCTTTCATCACTTGGCCGACAAAAAAACCGAAGAGTTTTTCTTTGCCCTTGCGGTAGGCCTCAACTTCTTTGGAGTTCGTAACAAGAACCTGTTCGACAATTTTTTCTAATTCCGCCGCATCCGAAACCTGAACCCAACCTTCGGCAAGAACGATCTCCTCGGCTCGTTTCCCGCTGCGGTACATTTCTTCAAAGACACTTTTGGCGATTTTGCCGCTGATGGTTCCCTCTGCGATGAGTTTGAGCAACTCGGACAGATGGAGGGCGGGAACCGGGCATTCTTCAATTTCCCGTTCATCCTTCTTGAGCTCCCGGAGAAGTTCGGACATGATCCAATTGCTCACGATCTTGGGCTTGGGGTAGTGACGCAAACAGACTTCGTAATAGTTCGCCAAGGGTTTGGAGGTCGTAAGAACTTCGGCGTCATACTCCGGGATTCCGTATTCCCGTATGAAGCGCTCTTTTTTAGACTCCGGAAGCTCGGGTAGGCTGGCCCGGATTTCCTCGATCCATTGGGAATCAATGACCAAGGGAACCAAATCCGGGTCGGGGAAATACCGATAATCATGCGCTTCTTCTTTACTCCGCATGGAGGAAGTGACTCCTCTAGCCGTGTCCCACAAGCGTGTTTCCTGGACAATCTTTTCCCCTTGATCCAGAAGGGCGGTTTGCCGGCGAATCTCAAAGTCCAGAGCCCGCTGGACATTGCGGAAGGAGTTCATGTTTTTAAGTTCTGTTTTGACTCCCAAAGCCTCTCTTCCCTTCGGGCGCAAGGAAATGTTGGCGTCGCAGCGAAAACTGCCTTCTTCCATATTTCCGTCGCAGATATCCAGGAACATCAGAATGGCCCGCAGTTTTCGCAGGTAGGAGGCCGCCTCTTCGGGAGTGCGGATATCCGGAGCGCTGACGATTTCAATAAGGGGCACCCCTGTACGGTTGAAGTCCACATAGCTGCGGGCTCCGGATTCCGTGGAGAGATCATGCAAGAGCTTTCCGGCGTCTTCTTCCATATGGATGCGGATAATGCCGATGCGCTTTTTTTGGCTATCGATTTGGATATCGATATAGCCAGCCACAGTCAGAGGAAGTTCATACTGGGAGATTTGATACCCTTTCGGCAGATCCGGATAAAAATAATTTTTCCTGGCAAACAAACTATAAGAGGCGATCCGGCAATGCGTAGCCAAAGCCGCCCGCAAGGTGTACTCCACAACTTTTTTATTCAGAACCGGCAGACTACCCGGGGAACCCGTACAAACAGGGCAGGTGAGGGTATTGGGCTCTTCCCCGAATCGGGTCGAGCAGCTGCAGAATATTTTGCTTTGGGTCAGAAGCTGGGCATGTACCTCTAAGCCGATGACAGGTTCATATTCCATGTTCCACTCCGTTTATAACGCTGGTTGGCGCAGATGGTATTCGGTATTCTGTTCGTAGACATAGGCCGCTCGCAGCATCTTTTCTTCCTGGAAATGATTGGCCAGGATTTGCAAACCGATGGGCAGCCCTTGCTTACTGAATCCGCTGGGAAGAGAAAGCCCTGGCAATCCGGCCAGGTTGCAGGGGATGGTAAAGATGTCAGAAAGATACATCTGCAAAGGATCATCCACTTTTTCCCCCAACTTGAAGGCCGGCGTTGGAGCTGTCGGCGTTAAAAGCACATCACAATGGGCAAAGGTTTTTTCAAAATCCTGCCGGACCAGGGTCCGGACCTGAGCGGCTTTGCGATAATACGCCTCGTAATATCCGGCGGAAAGGGCATAGGTGCCGAGCATGATGCGCCGCTTGACTTCCGCTCCGAATCCCTGTGAACGGGTTTCTTTGTACATCTCCATAAGATCGAAGCTTCCCTTGGCCCGAAACCCGTATTTTACCCCGTCATACCGGGCCAGATTGGAGCTGGCTTCAGCCGGGGCAATGATGTAATAAACGGCCAGGGCATATTCACTGTGGGGAAGAGATACTTCCACAGTTTTGGCCCCCAATTTTTCCAGGTTGCGGACGGCTTCTCGAAAAGCCGATTCCACTTCCGGGTCAAGGCCTTCCCGGAAACATTCTTTTGGTATTCCCAGAATCATTCCCCGGACATTATCGACCAAGGATTGCGTGAAGTCGGGAACGGGCACATTCACAGATGTTGAATCACGGAAATCATGACCGCAAATGGCCTGAAGTAAAAGGGCAGCGTCCCGCACATCTTTGCTGAAAGGGCCAATTTGATCAAGAGAAGAAGCAAAAGCTACCAGGCCATAACGGGAGACCCGACCATAGGTCGGCTTGATGCCTACGACTCCGCAGCAGGATGCCGGCTGGCGGATCGAACCGCCGGTATCCGATCCGAGGGAGGCGATACATTCACCGGCAGCCACTGCGGCAGCTGCCCCTCCGCTGGAGCCTCCTGGGATTCTCTCCAGATCCCAGGGGTTACGGGTCGGGCCAAAAAAGGAGTTTTCGGTGGAGGAGCCCATGGCAAACTCATCCATGTTGGCCTTGCCGACCAAAACCGCTCCTGCCGCCTTCAACTTTTCAATGACCGTGGCATCGTAGGGCGGAATATAATTTTCTAAAATATGCGACCCACAGGTCGTCCGCACCCCCTGAGTGCAAATCAGATCCTTGATGGCTAAGGGAATTCCCGTAAGAGGGGTGGTTTCTCCGTTTTGGATGCGGGCATCGGCCAGGGCCGCTTGCTGCCTGGCTACGTCCGGGGTCAAAGTGATGAAAGCATGGATGCGATCTTCCACCTTGGCAATGCGCTTCAGAACGGACTCGGTGATTTCGCGGGAAGTTACTTCCTTGCGCATGAGCATTTCATGAAGCTGGTAAGCAGTCAGTTGGCATAATTCCATTTCAGTCCCTATGAAATCATTTTAATTCGGACACAGATTTGCACGGATATACGCAGCTATTTTCTAATGGTTGATTTTTTTCTCTCCATAAAAAATCCTGTAAATCTGGGTGAATCGGTGTCCCAAAAAATAAAATATTCTTGGCTATTCAATGATTTTAGGAACGCGAAAGAATCCGCGATCCCGGTCTGGAGCGTTGCTTAAGGAGAGATCTTGGGATATTGAAGGGGCGACAGAATCTTCTCGGAAGACGTTCTTTCCGGCTACGGCATGGAAAGTCGGTTCGACGTTGGTCGTATCCACTTTTCCTAACTGTTCCATGTAATCCAGAATGCTGTTCAACTGGGTGGTAAAGAGTTCTTCTTCTTGGGCATTAAATTTTAAACGGGCCAGGTAAGCAATGTGTTCCACTTCTTCTTTCGTGATTTTCATTCCCGACTCCCCATTAAGGTATGCCTTTTTTTAAAATCATAACACAGGCGCCTTCCCTTTTCAAGTTCGGCCGCCCCTTTTCACTTCCGATCCTTGTCCCTTTAAACCCTTGAACCATTTAGCACCATCCAGATATCCTTCTTGCCACAGGGAATAGGTAAAGAGGAGACCAACATTTTTTAAAAAACGGCAGAGAAACACATTTTAGCCTTGACAGGTAGGAAATCGCTTCATTATATTCATAATCATCAAAGATTGGGGCGGAGATGGGAAGAAAGGGCATGCCAATATCCCCCATCCGGTTAGGAGTTCATGTTTCGATCTCTGGGGGGATTGAAAAAGCCGTCTCCCGGGCACGGGAATTGGGCTGCTCGGCCATGCAGATTTTTTCCCGGAATCCTCGCGGGTGGAAGGTCTTACCGCTTCCCCCCCAGTCTATTGCGGCTTTTCAGGAGGCCATCACCCCCAAGGATATCGATCCGATTGTGGTGCATACTCCTTACTTGCTTAACTTGGCAACACCGGATGAGCACCTATATCAACGCTCCATTGCCGGTTTGGCCCTGGATATCACAAGAGCGGCTCAAATCGGTGCCCGGTACGTGGTCACCCATCTGGGCAGTGCTAAGGAAAGAAGTAAGGCCTTCGGGCAGGAGCGAGTGGTAAAAGCTTTGCAAGTCGTATTGCGCCAAGAAGCTCCGGTCACTTTGTTGCTGGAAAACAGTGCTGGGGCGGGAAAGGGAATTGGAGCATACTTAGAGGAGCTCCAAAAAATTATCGCCGGCGTGGAAATAAACAAAAAACTGGGAGTCTGCTTCGATTCTTGTCACGGCTTTGCGGCTGGATATGATTTTCGCACCCCGGATAAAGCCAATTTTTTGGCGGAAGAAGTCAACCGAACCATCGGGCGGGAACGGCTGTCTCTTCTTCATTTGAATGATTGTGGGGGAGAGTTGGGTTCGCACTCGGACCGCCACGAACATATCGGCGAAGGAAAGATTGGATTTTCAGGTTTCAGGAATTTGCTCGGACATCCTTCCTTCCAAGGGTTACCGATGATTCTGGAAACCCCCAAAGAAAACCCAAGGGACGATTTTAAGAATCTCTCTCGGATTCGGAGAATATGCCAAAAAATTAGCCCCAATTTATCATGGGGAAAAAGGGAACGCGGCGATGAATGATAAAAAGTCCGACGCCCATGAGGAAGTGTTAAGTGCGGTAATGAGTTCGAATTTATTTACCCAGCTGGCCGAAGCCTATCGACTGCAGGGGCGTTACGAAGAGGCCATCGATACCTGCCGGAAGGGTTTAGAAAAAATGCCGGATGCCCTCCGCGGCCGCTTGATTCTGGGAAAGTGTTATTTAGAGAAAGGGATGATTGCCGAAGCGAAACAAGCATTAGAAAAAGTTGCCGAGGGCATCGAGGAATGTCTCTCCGTTTATAAGCTGCTGAGGCAGGTCTATCTCCAGGAGAAAAACGTAGACCAAGCCTTAGAGGTGCTCAGAAAAGCCTTATATTTTCCGCCTGAAGAGGAAAGGCCGAAAAAAGGGTTAACCCCGCTGGAAATGGATTTGCTGCAGCAGAAAACAAAACTGAGATCGATTCCAGCAGGACCGGATATCCAGGAAGATCCCGCTGCGCATGGAAAAACTCTCCAAGACAATCAAGAGAAACAAGTGATTCAGACCGATACGCTGGCGGAAATTTACCTCAAGCAAGGTCACCTGGAAAAAGCCCTTTCCATCTATCAAGAAATCCTTACGCGCGAACCTGGAAACACCGATGTTCAGAAAAAATATGAAACCCTGCAGGAGCGACTGGAAGCCCAACGAAAAGCGGCTTCGTATCAGAGGACGATGCACAAACTGGAGCGCTGGTTAGCCGTGGTGGCTCCGAGAGACGAACCCCTCTCCCCCTAAAAAGAATTATGGTCGAACCGCTTTTAGAAAAAATTATCAGGCGATCAAAGGTTGATGCCATTCTTTTTCTCAGTTTGGAAAATATCGGCTACCTCTGCGGTTTTACAGGAAGCGATGGGGCTTTGATCGTTACAGGCCAAGAGCGTACCTTCCTTACCGATTCAAGGTACGAAGAGCAGGCGCGCGGAGAGATTCAGAACGCTGCCGTTAAAAAATATCGGCATAAAATCGAAGGATTAACCCAATTCTTGAGGGCTTTGCGCATTAAACGTTTGGGTTTTGAGTCCAACGCCATGACGTATGAAGACTACAGAAAATTGCAGGAAAAATTAGCCCGTGTATCCTTCATTCCTTTAGCCCAGGAGATTACCAAGCTGAGAGTACGCAAAGGGCCCGAAGAACTGGAAAAAATTCGCCGGGCCATCCATATCGCTTCCGTTAGTTTTACCGACACATTATCCAGGATACGGACTGGCGCGAGAGAAAAGTCGGTGGCCGATTTTTTAGAATGCCGGATGAAACGCTGGGGGGGCGATAAAATGGCCTTCGACACGATCGTGGCTTCAGGTCCGCGAGCAGCACTTCCCCACGGAGCAGCTTCTGCCAAACGTTTGCAAAAGAGAGATACCGTGGTCATAGATTTTGGTACCCGCTATCGGGGTTATCACTCCGATGAAACCAAGACTTTGATCTTGGGACAACCGGATGCAGAAAAGCGGAAAGTTTATGAAATCGTCCGGCGGGCCCAAGAGAAAGCTCTTAAAACCATCCGTCCGGGAGTAAGTTTCCGGCAGATCGACGCGGCAGCCCGCGAGGTCATTTCCCGCGCAGGGTACGGCAAGTTTTTTGGACACGGAACAGGCCATGGCGTCGGGCTGGCCATTCATGAAGCCCCCAGCATCTCCCCCCAAGGCCGAGGGGTTGCGGAAGAAGGGATGGTTTTCACGGTCGAACCGGGAATTTACATCCCCGGTTGGGGGGGAGTTCGTTTGGAAGATATGGTTTGGGTCACCGGCCGGGGATGCGAAAAGTTAACGGTCCTATCAAAGGATCTCGAAGAAAATATCCTGGCCCGCTAAATTTCCGGAAGGTGCATTCCATTTTCACCGCGGAGAACGCCCCCGTGACCTCTGCGACCTCTGTGGTATAACAAATAAATTTTTAGGAGTAGGTTTTATGTATTCGACGACAGATTTTCGCAAAGGCCTGAAGGTCGAAATCGGGGGAGAACCCTTTGTCATCGTCGATTTCCAGCACGTCAAGCCAGGAAAAGGAGGGGCTTTTGTGCGGACGCGCCTGAAAAGCCTGGTGAGCGGAAATGTCATCGACCAGACATTTCGGTCCGGTGATCGGGTAGATAAACCTGACTTAGAAGAGCGAGAAATGCAGTTTCTTTACGAGACCGGTGGGGAATTCCATTTCATGGAAACTCAAACCTTCGAGCAGCTCTTCCTCACGGCTGACCAGCTAGGAGGCAGTAAAGACTTCCTTAAAGAAAACATCGTGATCAAAGCCCTTTTTCATAACAAACGCCCGATCGGCATTGAGGTACCCATGTTTGTGGAATTAAAGATAGTCAAATCGGAGCCTGGAATCCGCGGGGATACGGCCACCGGGGTAACCAAGCCTGCCACTCTGGAATCGGGAGCGGTTATTCAAGTCCCCCTCTTTGTGGAAGAAGGAGATGTGGTGCGGATTGATACCCGCACCCGGGAATATATCACCCGAGTGAAATAAATGGTATCAATTTAGCGTTTGGAAAAGGACTGCAAAATTTCATTGAAAAATGAAAGTTGATGGCTTCGTAAAAAGTCCTTTTTACCCCATTTTCGTCATTCCCGCGAAAGCGGGAATCCAGTTAGTTCAAGCAGTTCTGTCCGCCTGAGGCGGACTGCTTTCGCAGGAGTGACGGCTTTTTTGACTTTTTACGAGATCACCAAAGTTGCCAAATGAAAAATGTAAATTTCAGGGGAAAATGCCCGTCATTTTTTCAAAGGGTTAAACTTTTGCGAAGGATCGTATATTGCCTGCAAAGCATCCGGACAGGATACAGGTAAGAAAGGAGAGTCCTTATGGAATATCCAGAAGATCTCTACTACTCTCAAGAACATAACTGGGTAAGGCTAACAGGAAATCGCGGGACGGTTGGCATTACCGATTTTGCCCAGCAAGAAATGGGAGAAATTCTTTACACGGAACTTCCGGATGAGGGTTTGCAGATCGAGCAAGGTGATATTTTCGGGACCTTGGAATCCTCCAAAACTGTAGCGGAGCTGTTCAGCCCGGTCAGCGGAGAGGTCATTTCCATCAATAAAGATCTGGAAGAAGAACCTTCTCTGGTCAATGACGACCCCTATGGGAAAGGTTGGTTAATGGTGTTAGAACTCGATGACCCTTCAGAGTTGCAGGAATTATTTAGCGCTGTCGAATATGAAGATTTTTTGGAAAAACAAGAAGAGAACTCGAAGAAAAAAAAGAAATAAAAAGATGGCCATCGCCAAGAATAGGGGCGAAGGCTAAAGCGCGGTGCTCGTTTAAGCTGGTTGACGGAGTCCGAATGAATTTCTTGACAAAACACCCGAAGGTTGTTAGAAACTGGATAGGAAAGAAAATTCTTATTTTTAATTTTGGAAGTCGAAGTTCGCTTTCGTAACTTTAAGTATTGATATCGAATCGGAGGTTGGAATGGAACTGATTCAAAGAGCCCTGAAAAAAGGGCAGAAGTCGCTTTCCGAATACGACTCCAAGCGCCTGCTCCGCACCTACGGATTCCCGGTCGTACGGGAAAAATTGGTTACCAGCCGGTC
This window of the Deltaproteobacteria bacterium genome carries:
- a CDS encoding MFS transporter, with translation MYTLPQRWLILIILNAVYFFAYFHRVSTAVLAPYLTEAFDATATSLGGMSSAYFYPYALSQPVVGILTDRFGARKVITFSTFIGFLGAFFFGFAPNLLWASFARALIGFGAAGVFVPALKVLLPWFGPRAFAQMNTLLLAVGNMGAIVASTPYAWFIQQVGWRTSYFFIAALSLLLAVLSWTYIQNVPPGFAPESEEGKKNGSPVKQGFVDLLKTPFFWIMGALFFTYGGPFSTFQGLWGYPFLMDVFGYEKLQAGNLIMLLAFGVILGGPVLGYLTDKTFGSAKRPFLSVMITVQVINWSCLVFLGPSLGSISLGFIFFIMGMTLAGTLSLVWSIVREESPPEKLGTAMGLLNPAPFLGVATLQPLTGYLMDRVGKSGGVFPFEAYQHAFGLCLSSISISLVISFFLIRKRKRG
- the gatB gene encoding Asp-tRNA(Asn)/Glu-tRNA(Gln) amidotransferase subunit GatB; its protein translation is MEYEPVIGLEVHAQLLTQSKIFCSCSTRFGEEPNTLTCPVCTGSPGSLPVLNKKVVEYTLRAALATHCRIASYSLFARKNYFYPDLPKGYQISQYELPLTVAGYIDIQIDSQKKRIGIIRIHMEEDAGKLLHDLSTESGARSYVDFNRTGVPLIEIVSAPDIRTPEEAASYLRKLRAILMFLDICDGNMEEGSFRCDANISLRPKGREALGVKTELKNMNSFRNVQRALDFEIRRQTALLDQGEKIVQETRLWDTARGVTSSMRSKEEAHDYRYFPDPDLVPLVIDSQWIEEIRASLPELPESKKERFIREYGIPEYDAEVLTTSKPLANYYEVCLRHYPKPKIVSNWIMSELLRELKKDEREIEECPVPALHLSELLKLIAEGTISGKIAKSVFEEMYRSGKRAEEIVLAEGWVQVSDAAELEKIVEQVLVTNSKEVEAYRKGKEKLFGFFVGQVMKATQGKANPQMVNEILKKKL
- the gatA gene encoding Asp-tRNA(Asn)/Glu-tRNA(Gln) amidotransferase subunit GatA — encoded protein: MELCQLTAYQLHEMLMRKEVTSREITESVLKRIAKVEDRIHAFITLTPDVARQQAALADARIQNGETTPLTGIPLAIKDLICTQGVRTTCGSHILENYIPPYDATVIEKLKAAGAVLVGKANMDEFAMGSSTENSFFGPTRNPWDLERIPGGSSGGAAAAVAAGECIASLGSDTGGSIRQPASCCGVVGIKPTYGRVSRYGLVAFASSLDQIGPFSKDVRDAALLLQAICGHDFRDSTSVNVPVPDFTQSLVDNVRGMILGIPKECFREGLDPEVESAFREAVRNLEKLGAKTVEVSLPHSEYALAVYYIIAPAEASSNLARYDGVKYGFRAKGSFDLMEMYKETRSQGFGAEVKRRIMLGTYALSAGYYEAYYRKAAQVRTLVRQDFEKTFAHCDVLLTPTAPTPAFKLGEKVDDPLQMYLSDIFTIPCNLAGLPGLSLPSGFSKQGLPIGLQILANHFQEEKMLRAAYVYEQNTEYHLRQPAL
- the gatC gene encoding Asp-tRNA(Asn)/Glu-tRNA(Gln) amidotransferase subunit GatC, encoding MKITKEEVEHIAYLARLKFNAQEEELFTTQLNSILDYMEQLGKVDTTNVEPTFHAVAGKNVFREDSVAPSISQDLSLSNAPDRDRGFFRVPKIIE
- a CDS encoding deoxyribonuclease IV; its protein translation is MPISPIRLGVHVSISGGIEKAVSRARELGCSAMQIFSRNPRGWKVLPLPPQSIAAFQEAITPKDIDPIVVHTPYLLNLATPDEHLYQRSIAGLALDITRAAQIGARYVVTHLGSAKERSKAFGQERVVKALQVVLRQEAPVTLLLENSAGAGKGIGAYLEELQKIIAGVEINKKLGVCFDSCHGFAAGYDFRTPDKANFLAEEVNRTIGRERLSLLHLNDCGGELGSHSDRHEHIGEGKIGFSGFRNLLGHPSFQGLPMILETPKENPRDDFKNLSRIRRICQKISPNLSWGKRERGDE
- a CDS encoding tetratricopeptide repeat protein, with protein sequence MNDKKSDAHEEVLSAVMSSNLFTQLAEAYRLQGRYEEAIDTCRKGLEKMPDALRGRLILGKCYLEKGMIAEAKQALEKVAEGIEECLSVYKLLRQVYLQEKNVDQALEVLRKALYFPPEEERPKKGLTPLEMDLLQQKTKLRSIPAGPDIQEDPAAHGKTLQDNQEKQVIQTDTLAEIYLKQGHLEKALSIYQEILTREPGNTDVQKKYETLQERLEAQRKAASYQRTMHKLERWLAVVAPRDEPLSP
- a CDS encoding aminopeptidase P family protein translates to MVEPLLEKIIRRSKVDAILFLSLENIGYLCGFTGSDGALIVTGQERTFLTDSRYEEQARGEIQNAAVKKYRHKIEGLTQFLRALRIKRLGFESNAMTYEDYRKLQEKLARVSFIPLAQEITKLRVRKGPEELEKIRRAIHIASVSFTDTLSRIRTGAREKSVADFLECRMKRWGGDKMAFDTIVASGPRAALPHGAASAKRLQKRDTVVIDFGTRYRGYHSDETKTLILGQPDAEKRKVYEIVRRAQEKALKTIRPGVSFRQIDAAAREVISRAGYGKFFGHGTGHGVGLAIHEAPSISPQGRGVAEEGMVFTVEPGIYIPGWGGVRLEDMVWVTGRGCEKLTVLSKDLEENILAR
- the efp gene encoding elongation factor P, whose product is MYSTTDFRKGLKVEIGGEPFVIVDFQHVKPGKGGAFVRTRLKSLVSGNVIDQTFRSGDRVDKPDLEEREMQFLYETGGEFHFMETQTFEQLFLTADQLGGSKDFLKENIVIKALFHNKRPIGIEVPMFVELKIVKSEPGIRGDTATGVTKPATLESGAVIQVPLFVEEGDVVRIDTRTREYITRVK
- the gcvH gene encoding glycine cleavage system protein GcvH — translated: MEYPEDLYYSQEHNWVRLTGNRGTVGITDFAQQEMGEILYTELPDEGLQIEQGDIFGTLESSKTVAELFSPVSGEVISINKDLEEEPSLVNDDPYGKGWLMVLELDDPSELQELFSAVEYEDFLEKQEENSKKKKK